GGCCATTGCCGGGCACGCCATCGCCGCCGGTGCCGTGCTGGTGACGAATAATACGCGGGAATTTGAGCGGGTACCGGGTCTTGTGCTGGAAGACTGGGTAAGATAACGCTGTAAAACAAAACAGGCGGTCTGGCGCAGCCGGACACTCTTTCAGTCAGCGGTATATAAAGGAATAAAAGATGCCTCTGATCACGCGGCTTATGCTGCAAAACTTTAAAAAGTTTCCGGAACTGGACCTGCGCTTCACTCATGACCGTAACATTCTGGTCGGGGACAATGAGTCCGGGAAAAGCACGATTCTGCTGGCCCTTGACCTTGTGCTGAGTGACAGCCGGCACCGGGTCGAGGCATTGGGTGTGGAATCGCTCCTGTCCCAGTCAGCAGTAAGGCAGTTTCAGGGGCACTGTTGCAAATAGTCGGTGGTGATAAACTTATCATCCCCTTTTGCTGATGGAGCTGCACATGAACCCATTCAAAGGCCGGCATTTTCAGCGTGACATCATTCTGTGGGCCGTACGCTGGTACTGCAAATACGGCATCAGTTACCGTGAGCTGCAGGAGATGCTGGCTGAACGCGGAGTGAATGTCGATCACTCCACGATTTACCGCTGGGTTCAGCGTTATGCGCCTGAAATGGAAAAACGGCTGCGCTGGTACTGGCGTAACCCTTCCGATCTTTGCCCGTGGCACATGGATGAAACCTACGTGAAGGTCAATGGCCGCTGGGCGTATCTGTACCGGGCCGTCGACAGCCGGGGCCGCACTGTCGATTTTTATCTCTCCTCCCGTCGTAACAGCAAAGCTGCATACCGGTTTCTGGGTAAAATCCTCAACAACGTGAAGAAGTGGCAGATCCCGCGATTCATCAACACGGATAAAGCGCCCGCCTATGGTCGCGCGCTTGCTCTGCTCAAACGCGAAGGCCGGTGCCCGTCTGACGTTGAACACCGACAGATTAAGTACCGGAACAACGTGATTGAATGCGATCATGGCAAACTGAAACGGATAATCGGCGCCACGCTGGGATTTAAATCCATGAAGACGGCTTACGCCACCATCAAAGGTATTGAGGTGATGCGTGCACTACGCAAAGGCCAGGCCTCAGCATTTTATTATGGTGATCCCCTGGGCGAAATGCGCCTGGTAAGCAGAGTTTTTGAAATGTAAGGCCTTTGAATAAGACAAAAGGCTGCCTCATCGCTAACTTTGCAACAGTGCCCATTACGTTCCGGTGATATCTGGGTAAAAGGATCGCGCCGCTACAAAAATTTTGATGATTATCTCATCCCGACTGCTGAGTTTGAGAAATCCCGACATAATGACCAGTTACAGTTGGCCGTTCAGACCGATAGCCAGGCATACCTTCAGGCCCGTATGACTCTTCTTGCATCTCGGCTGGAAGAAGTTAACGCGATGGCGCTTGCCGGTGATTTGCCCGATGTAGATATCTCAGATAAAGGCGTAAAAATCACTCCACTGGAGAACAGCGTTCCTTCAGGTGTTTCGCCCTTTGCAGATTTGGTCTATGGCATGCTTCCCCATCCGAAAATTACGGAGATACTGGAAGAAGTTGATAGCTGGACGGGATTTACGCGTCACTTCGCGCACCTCAAAAATAATAACGTCAGACCAAAAGACGGAAGACTGTTGCTGACCACCATTCTGGCTGACGGCATCAACCTTGGGCTGACAAAAATGGCGGAATCCTGCCCTGGGGCCACAAGATCGTCACTCGAAGGTATTCAGGCATGGTACATCAGGGATGAAACTTATTCAGCGGCACTGGCCGAGCTGGTCAACGCACAGAAAGAGCGGCCTCTGGCCGCATTCTGGGGCGACGGGACAACATCGTCGTCAGACGGGCAGAACTTTCGGGTAGGCAGTCACGGACGTTATGCCGGTCAGGTCAATCTTAAATATGGTCAGGAGCCGGGCGTGCAGATTTATACGCATATCTCAGACCAATACAGCCCGTTCTACGCCAAAGTGATCAGCCGGGTGCGCGACTCAACCCACGTGCTTGATGGCCTGCTGTACCATGAAAGCGATCTGGAAATTACCGAGCATTACACCGATACCGCAGGCTTCACTGAACATGTTTTCGCCCTGATGCACCTGCTGGGATTCGCTTTTGCGCCAAGGATCCGTGATCTTCATGACAAGCGGCTGTTTATTCATGGAAAGGCCGAGCGCTATCCGGGGCTTCAGTCTGTCATATCAACAACCTGCCTAAATATCAAAGACATTGAGTCGCACTGGGATGAGGTATTGCGCCTGGCAACCTCGATTAAGCAGGGGACAGTCACCGCATCACTGATGATGAAAAAGTTAGCCAGTTACCCAAAACAGAATGGACTTGCCAAAGCGCTGAGAGAGATTGGCCGCATCGAACGGACACTATTTATGCTGGACTGGTTCCGTGATCCCGGTCTGCGCCGACGCGTGCAGGCGGGGCTGAATAAGGGTGAGGCCCGTAATGCCCTTGCGCGAGCGGTCTTTTTGCACCGTCTGGGTGAAATAAGGGATCGTGGGCTGGAGAATCAGAGTTATCGCGCCAGCGGGCTGACATTACTGACAGCAGCGATCACGTTGTGGAACACGGTATATATAGAAAGAGCTATTGAGTCACTAAAACGAAAGGGTATCCCGATAAATGAGCAACTGGTCTCTCATCTTTCTCCCCTGGGCTGGGAACATATCAATCTGAGTGGAGATTACGTCTGGCGTAATAATCTTAAGCTGGGATCCGGAAAATACCGCTCATTACGTACAGTCGATACCGCTTTGTACAAAAAACAGTCTTAGCGTGGGATAATTAATGAGATGGTCACTCCCTCCTTCCCGGTACTATGCTGAGGACAGGCTTTCATTCGGAGAACTATCATGGAAAACATTGCGCTCATTGGTATCGATCTGGGTAAAAACTCTTTCCATATTCATTGCCAGGATCGTCGCGGGAAGGCTGTTTACCGTAAAAAATTTACCCGGCCAAAGTTGATCGAATTTTTGGCGACATGCCCCGCTACAACCATCGCAATGGAAGCCTGTGGCGGTTCTCACTTTATGGCACGCAAGTTGGAAGAGTTGGGGCATT
This Klebsiella sp. WP3-W18-ESBL-02 DNA region includes the following protein-coding sequences:
- a CDS encoding IS6-like element IS26 family transposase, translated to MNPFKGRHFQRDIILWAVRWYCKYGISYRELQEMLAERGVNVDHSTIYRWVQRYAPEMEKRLRWYWRNPSDLCPWHMDETYVKVNGRWAYLYRAVDSRGRTVDFYLSSRRNSKAAYRFLGKILNNVKKWQIPRFINTDKAPAYGRALALLKREGRCPSDVEHRQIKYRNNVIECDHGKLKRIIGATLGFKSMKTAYATIKGIEVMRALRKGQASAFYYGDPLGEMRLVSRVFEM